In a single window of the Rhodamnia argentea isolate NSW1041297 chromosome 2, ASM2092103v1, whole genome shotgun sequence genome:
- the LOC115754747 gene encoding anthocyanidin 3-O-glucoside 2'''-O-xylosyltransferase, protein MMSEETSSKFHIVMFPWFAVGHMTPFLHLSNELAKRGHKISFLLPRKALILLEDLNLHPDLITFHPVTVPSVATLPPGTETASEITISDTPLLAAAMDLTRPQLEVSLQAMRPDFVFYDTAHWIPQVARPLGIRTVCYNVVSAAAIAIVLVPAREVTLGKPLTEEELAKPPEGYPSETVVLRGSEARSLMFVSLPFGDNITFHGRTTTAMRECDAIAIRTCQEIERDLCAYIGSQYGKPVFLTGPVLPEPAATKTLDEKWAEWLGRFKPGSVVFCAFGSQHVLEKGQFQELLLGLESTGLPFLVALRPPVGTNSVEEAFPEGFEERVQGRGIVHGGWVQQPLILTHPSVGCFVSHCGFGSMWESLMCDCQIVMVPHLGDQILNTRLLAEELRVGIEVERDESGWFSKESLCRAIKSVINEESEVGQLVKENHAKWREVLVSPNFISGYIDRFIQNLQELQTEKKIRGVDVGRS, encoded by the coding sequence ATGATGTCAGAGGAGACGAGCTCGAAATTTCATATAGTCATGTTTCCATGGTTCGCAGTTGGTCACATGACCCCATTCCTCCACCTCTCCAACGAACTCGCCAAGAGGGGCCACAAAATCTCCTTCTTGCTGCCCAGGAAAGCCCTGATTCTCTTGGAAGACCTCAATCTACACCCCGACCTCATCACCTTCCACCCGGTCACCGTCCCCTCGGTCGCCACCCTTCCTCCGGGGACTGAAACCGCCTCCGAAATCACCATCTCCGACACTCCCTTGCTCGCCGCTGCCATGGACCTCACCCGCCCCCAGTTGGAGGTCTCGCTGCAGGCCATGCGGCCCGACTTTGTCTTCTACGACACTGCCCACTGGATCCCCCAAGTGGCCAGGCCGCTCGGCATCAGGACAGTCTGCTACAATGTTGTTTCCGCTGCCGCGATCGCCATCGTCCTCGTGCCAGCCCGCGAGGTGACCCTGGGGAAGCCGCTCACGGAGGAAGAGCTGGCGAAGCCACCCGAAGGGTACCCATCGGAGACTGTCGTGCTGCGCGGCAGCGAAGCCCGATCCCTCATGTTCGTATCCCTGCCTTTCGGCGACAACATCACGTTCCACGGCCGCACCACGACCGCCATGCGAGAGTGCGACGCAATCGCCATTCGGACGTGCCAAGAGATAGAAAGGGACTTGTGTGCCTACATCGGCAGTCAATACGGTAAGCCTGTCTTCTTGACTGGCCCAGTCTTGCCTGAGCCGGCGGCGACGAAGACGCTGGACGAGAAGTGGGCCGAGTGGCTCGGCCGGTTCAAGCCAGGGTCCGTCGTGTTCTGCGCGTTCGGGAGCCAGCACGTTCTCGAAAAGGGCCAGTTCCAAGAACTCCTGCTAGGGCTCGAGTCAACAGGCTTGCCATTTCTGGTAGCTCTCAGACCACCGGTTGGCACAAACTCAGTAGAAGAAGCTTTTCCCGAGGGTTTCGAAGAGCGGGTCCAAGGGAGAGGAATCGTTCACGGCGGTTGGGTCCAACAGCCACTGATCTTGACCCACCCGTCGGTCGGGTGCTTCGTGAGCCACTGCGGGTTCGGGTCGATGTGGGAGTCGCTGATGTGCGACTGCCAAATAGTGATGGTCCCGCACCTGGGCGACCAGATCTTGAACACGAGGCTGCTGGCCGAGGAGCTGAGAGTGGGGATCGAAGTGGAGAGAGACGAGAGCGGGTGGTTCTCCAAGGAGAGCCTGTGCAGAGCCATCAAGAGCGTGATAAATGAAGAGAGCGAAGTGGGTCAGCTGGTGAAGGAGAACCATGCGAAGTGGAGAGAGGTTCTGGTGAGCCCCAACTTCATCAGCGGCTACATCGATAGGTTTATTCAGAATCTGCAAGAGCttcaaacggaaaaaaaaattagaggtgTCGATGTAGGGAGATCCTGA
- the LOC115754759 gene encoding signaling peptide TAXIMIN 2-like, whose product MGECRPLGFLIGLPFAFVAVIFSLVGALVWVLGTVLSCLCPCCICCVGAVKLSVSLLKLPIKILRWFTEKIPC is encoded by the exons ATGGGAGAGTGCAGGCCTCTTGGGTTCTTGATAGGCTTGCCCTTCGCTTTCGTTGCCGTGATCTTTTCTCTGGTGGGTGCACTTGTTTGGGTCCTCGG GACTGTACTGAGTTGCTTGTGCCCTTGCTGCATATGCTGTGTTGGGGCGGTGAAGCTGTCCGTCAGCCTTCTCAAGCTTCCCATCAAGATTCTCCGGTGGTTCACTGAGAAGATTCCGTGTTGA